The proteins below come from a single Rhodanobacter sp. LX-99 genomic window:
- a CDS encoding GTP-binding protein, whose product MLNPLQGAQFVLAAHRISQLPADRGAEVAFAGRSNAGKSSALNALTGHKGLARTSKTPGRTQQMVAFSLPPYRDAPVPRAQDAQERSPAATAGESALELRLIDLPGYGYAKVPLEMREHWKLEIDAYLHQRRSLRGLVLIVDIRHPLKEFDRMMLEFCFATQLPCHLLLTKADKLSRGQATQALAALRKQFAAEGLHATAQIFSSSAGTGVDEARQAVIALLQQPREGAHQTRER is encoded by the coding sequence ATGCTCAATCCCCTGCAGGGCGCGCAATTCGTGCTCGCCGCCCACCGCATCAGCCAGCTTCCCGCCGACCGGGGCGCCGAGGTGGCGTTTGCCGGACGCTCGAATGCCGGCAAGTCCAGCGCGCTGAATGCTCTGACCGGGCACAAGGGGTTGGCGCGTACTTCCAAGACCCCCGGCCGCACCCAGCAGATGGTCGCGTTCAGCCTGCCGCCGTACAGGGATGCACCAGTGCCGCGGGCGCAGGATGCGCAGGAGCGATCGCCTGCCGCAACCGCCGGCGAGTCGGCGCTGGAGCTGCGCCTGATCGACCTGCCCGGCTACGGCTACGCGAAGGTGCCGCTGGAGATGCGCGAGCACTGGAAGCTGGAGATCGATGCCTACCTGCACCAGCGCCGCAGCCTGCGCGGGCTGGTGCTGATCGTGGACATCCGCCATCCGCTGAAGGAATTCGACCGGATGATGCTGGAGTTCTGCTTCGCCACCCAGCTGCCCTGCCACCTGCTGCTGACCAAGGCCGACAAGCTCTCCCGCGGCCAGGCCACCCAGGCGCTGGCCGCGCTGCGCAAGCAGTTCGCCGCCGAAGGCCTGCATGCCACCGCGCAGATATTCTCGTCTTCCGCCGGCACCGGTGTGGACGAGGCGCGTCAGGCGGTGATCGCCTTGCTGCAGCAACCGCGCGAAGGCGCGCACCAGACGCGCGAGCGCTGA